The window GCGCTTGAGGGCGGGAGCATCGTTGACGCCATCGCCGGTCATGGCCACGATTTCTCCGCGCGACTGGAGCGCGCTCACGATCTCCAGCTTGTGCGACGGAGAAACCCGCGCGTAGACCGAGACTTTTTCGACCACTTCGACCAGCTCGCTCTTCGACATCCGCGCCAGCTCCAGTCCGGTAAGGACCCGGCCGTGATCGATCAGAGAAGTGTCGCGGGCAATGTGCAGCGCGGTGAGCGGGTGGTCGCCGGTGATCATCACCGGGCGAATGCCCGCCTGGCGGCAGGTGATCACCGCCTCTTTCACTTCCGGGCGGGGCGGATCGATCATGCCGACCATGCCCAGGAATACGAACTGTGCCTCCGCGCGTTCGAGCTCGGCGGGCACTTCGGCTAGGGGCCGGAATGCCACCCCTAAAACTCGCATGCCCTGGCCTGCCAGGCGTTCGCCGGCAGCCAGAATCCGGGTACGCTCGTCGTCGTCGAGTGGCTCCATCCGCCCCTCGGTCCACACCCGCGTGGAAACGCCCAGCAGGCTGTCGACGGCTCCCTTGGCAAACGCCACCAGCGGCGCTCCTGCCAGGGCGTGCTCGAGGGAATGCAGGGCCGCGGCGACGGATGCGGGATGGTGGTTCGCAGCGAAATGATGGACGGTCATCATGCGCTTGCGATCGGAATCGAAAGGGAGTTCGGCCATGCGTGGCAGGGCTTGCTCGAGCTCGGGCTTGAGCAGATGCAGGCGTGCCGCCGCCACTACCAGCGCAGACTCGGTGGGATCGCCGAGGGCCGTGTACTCACGCGGATCATCGGACGCCCTCTCCAGGTGCGCGTCGCTGCACAGCGCGCCGCCGACCAGCAGCAAGGTGACCGCCGGACGTTCGCGAGGAACCTCGAGAGCCGTGCGGTCGTCGGGGCGGAGGAGGTGCGGGGTCAGGTCGAGCCGCCCGGCACTGGTCTCCAGCACCGTTACGGTGATGCGGCTTTCGGTGAGGGTGCCGGTCTTGTCCGTGCATATGACGGTGACCGAGCCTAGCGTCTCCACGGCCGGCAGCTTGCGGATGAGTGCCTTGCGGCGAAGCATGCGTTGTGCGCCCAGCGCCAGGGTTACGGTAACCACGGCGGGGAGCCCCTCGGGTACAGCCGCAACCGCCAGGCTCACCGCAGTGAGCAGCATGATCTGCACGGACTCGCCACGCAGCAGGCCCAAAGTGAAGATCACTCCCACCACCGCCAGCGCCGCCACCGCCAGCCACCTACCCAGAGCGTCCAGACGCTTCTGCAGCGGCGTCGGTTCCGCCCGGATGCTCTGGATCATCTCCGCGATGCGGCCCAGCTCGGTGCGCGTTCCCGTAGCCACGACCACGGCCTCACCGCGGCCGTAGGTCACCACGGTTCCCGCGAACAGCATGTTGGTGCGGTCGCCGACAGGCAGTTCAGCAGCGGGCAGCGGCTCGACTTGCTTCTCGACGGGCTCGGACTCGCCAGTGAGCGCGGCTTCCTGCGCCCGCAGACTGGCGGCCTGGACGAGGCGGCAATCGGCAGCAACAGCGTTTCCGGCCTCAAACAGAACTATGTCGCCGGGTACCAGCCCGGCAGCGGAGATGGTTTGCACATGACCATTGCGCCGGACGCGCACGGCGGGTTGCGCCAACCGGCGCAGAGCCGCCAGGGCCTTTTCGGCGCGATGCTCCTGCGTGAAACCCAGCACGGTGTTGAGGATGACGATGGCCAGGATGGCAATCGTGTCCTTGTAGTCGCGCAAGAAGATCGAGACCGCGGCGGCGACCAGCAGCACCAGCACCATGGTGGCGGTGAGCTGCTCCCAAAGGATGCGCCACCGGCTCTTGGCGCCACGGTCCACCAGTTCGTTGGGGCCGTGCTCCGCAAGGCGCTTTGCTGCCTCCGGCTTTGAAAGACCGAGCGCAGCGTCGACCGCGAAGTGCCGCAGCGTCTCATCACCGGTCCGCGTGTGCCAGGCGTTCATTCCTCGCTGATCATAGTGGAGGCTGGCTTTTCGGTCTGTGCGTTGCCGCACTCTGCATTAGCGTGTGCGCCCCGGGGCCGAACCGGCGCTTCGACAAGACCGGCGCAGCGTCGGTAGAATCGAAGCGGCACGGAGGAGGATAGAATTCATGCGGCCCGCAGCACGAACGGCCCTGGGCGCCAGCATTCTACTGGCGGCCGCCTTGCACGCAGGAGGGCAGGCAGCGCCTCCCTCCAAAGAGCGCGTGGTACTGGTGCGCGAAGCCATCGTATACATCTCGCCGGACGCCACGTCGGCCAAGCTGGGACAGGCGGAGCGCGGCCGCGAAGGAGCAGTGCTTGATCGCAGCCGCCAGTGGATCCAGCTATTCATCAATACCGAGCAGGGACGCAACATCACCGGCTGGATCCTGGACAAAGGAGTAGTGAGGGCATCCACGCCCAACGGCGACCGCATCCTGTTCGGCGAGGCGGTGGATTCGGAGAGCGAAGCGCAGCGGCGGCGCGGCCGGAAGAACGCGGCCCAGGACGCCATGCGGCTCTACTACCGAACTTACGAATACTTTCCGAGTTCGCCGCTGGCCGGCGAGGCCCTCTATCGCGCCGCCGACATCAAGTGGCAGGTCGATGCAGCCGACGCCAAATCGCGTCCCTCCGCCAAGGACGACCCGCGCTATCGCCCGCGCATCGATGAAGACCTGATGCGGGAGGTGCGAAAAAAATTCCCCACCACCCGTTGGCATGCCCTGGCCCAGTTCAACCTGCTGGAAAACAAGCTGTGCGGAGACTGGGAGGGCAAGTCCAAGTGCCCCGAGAAAGACACCGAAATCTACGAGGAGTACGTGAAGGACTTTCCCCAGTCCCCAAAGGCGGCCGAGGCCCTCTATCTCGCGGCCACGCGACAGGCCGCACTCATCGAGATTTACAAGGCGGAGAACAACCCGGGCAAGTCCCAGTCGGCCAAAGCCAAAGGCATCGCGCTGGCCCAGCGCGTGGTTACCCAGTTTCCTGAAAGCGACTGGAGCCCGCGCGCCGCGAGGCTGGCCTTCCTCATGGAGCAGGGCGTTCCACTGTACGGAAACACACTCGAATGATGGCGCCGGGACCCTGCTGAGATGACCCCGAGTCCTGTGGCCGCGGCCCTCGTGAACGACTACGTGCTGTCGTTCCTGCTGGGCGTCATCGAGGGCCTCACCGAATTCCTTCCCGTGAGTTCAACCGCCCACCTGCGCATCGCGGAAGCGGCCTTCGGCGTGAATCTGGCCGACGGCTACTGGAAAATGTACTCCATCGTCATCCAGTTGGGTGCCATCCTTTCCCTGCCCTTTTATTTCCGCAAGCGCATCTCCGGGTTCATAGCTGAGTTCCCGCGTGGGCCGCGCGGCGACCGTACATGGCTCACGCATCCGCTGGGGCTCACGATGGTTGCCTTCGTCTGCACCGCCGTGCCTTCTCTGCTCTCCACCAAGATCATCGGCAAGCACCTGGAGAGCCTGCCCTTGATGGCGTGGGCGCTGATCGTAGGTGGAGTCGCGATGTGGATGGTGGACGCGTGGTCGGAGCGCCACGCCCCGACCACCCACCGCATGGATGACATGAGCCTGGGTCAGGCAGCCTGGATCGGTGTGTGGCAGGTGCTGGCCGCGGTGTTTCCCGGCGTCTCGCGCTCCATGGCCACCATATCCGCCGGACAGACCGCCGGCATGACACGCGAAGCCGCGCTCGAGTTTTCCTTCTTTCTATCGATTCCGACCATGGCGGCAGCTACCGGCTACGATTTCCTCAAGGCCTTGAAGGCAGGCAGCGGCGCGGGCGAAGCCCACCTGGGTTCGTTCACCATGGACACACACGGCTGGATCGTTCTGGGCATCGGGTTTGTGGTCTCTTTCCTGGTGGCGCTGGCCTCAGTGGCCTGGTTCATGCGCTGGGTACGGAAACACGGGTTTGTCCCTTTTGCGGTGTATCGCATAGCGGGCGGAGTGGTGGTGCTGTCCTGGGTGTGGACGGCCAGCTCCTGACCCTTCCGTGGACAGGACCTTTTGGCGCCGCTTGTGTTGACCGCGAACCTCGAATTGTCATCCAGGGAGTCGGCCTAGTTTACGAACCTTCTCATGCGTATGTTCATGACCAGGCCCAGGGCGAGGAAGGTGAACAGCGCCGAAGAGCCGCCGTAGCTCAGCAGCGGCAAAGGTATGCCGGTGACGGGCATGAAACCCACGACCATGCCGACATTCACCATGACGTGAAACGCCAGAACCGCTACTACACCCATGATGATGAACGAGCCGGCGCGGTCACGGGCTACCTGAGCGTTCTGCACTAGACGCATGAGAACCATGAAATAGAGCAATAGCAGACCCATGGCGCCCAACAGACCTTGCTCTTCCGCAAACGCAGCGAAGGCAAAATCGGTGTGGGTGACGGGCAGGAACAGCCCCTGGGTCTGCGAACCCTGGAGAAATCCCTTGCCCCAGATGCCGCCCGAACCGACGGCGATCAGCGATTGCTGCACCTGATAGCCGGAGCCTTGGGGGTCCGCGGCGGGATCCAGGAAGCTGGTGAGCCGCGCTCGCTGGTAGTCTTTGAGACCAAACTTCCACACCACGGGCATCAGCAATCCAGCGCAGAGCAGGATCACAGCGGCATGCTTCCAGCGCAGCCCGGCGAGGAACAGCCCCATCACAGCAACCGGCGCGTAGGTGAGGGCGGTACCTAAATCCGGCTGCGCCAGGATCAAGAGCATGGGAACGCCGGCGATCAGAGCTGCCTTGACGATATCGGAAACGGCGGGTTCACGTTGGCGCAAGTCCGCAAAATATTTCGCCACCGCCAGAATCACCACCAGCTTGATCCATTCCGAAGGCTGGAAGTGTGTACCGCCGTAGATTCGGATCCAGCGCCGGGCGCCCAGGTATTTCTGCCCGAAAAGAAGCACGGCAACCAAAGCAGCGATCGAGACAACATACAGCCAAGGGACGCGCTCCAGCAGCGTCCGGTAATCCAGCATGCTCATCAGGAACAGCAAAAGGACGCCGAACAGAATCCAGTAGATCTGCTTGACGTGGGCGCCGGCGAGCTTGGTGTTGTAGGTGGCGCTGTAGATCTCAGCGACGCCCAGCGAACAAATCACGAGGACCAGCCCCAACAGGACCCAATCGAAGTCGCGGAATGAGACAAAGCGAATCATGGGGATTGAGGAATTGCCAAATTGGGGAATTGCCGAATTGACGAAAGTTCCGGGACGCGCACAAGGCTCCCCGCCGGATGCCCTGCACGGTGCAGGGACAGCACAAACTTCCCGGATCGTAGAGCATCACTCCGGCCGTCAGCATCGGGTTCGCTCCAGACGCCGGCGAACTCGAGAGACGGCGCCGGGGCCGTCCGCCGCGACCGGGCCACCTTCACACCGTTGCGCTGCTTTTTGTCGAAGTGCGCCTTGATCACCCGGGCGACCAGGCGAGCCGCGATGTAGCCGTGCTCTCCGCCTTCCACCAGCGCGGCCACGACGATCTCCGGATTGCGCCGCGGAGCGACTCCCACAAACCAGCCGTTGTCTCGATAACGGTCTCCCACGAGCTTGCGACGGGCTTCGTTGCTGACCACCTGCGAGCTCCCCGTCTTGCCGGCGAAATCGATGCCTTCCAAATGGGCGCTGGCGGCGGTGCCGCCCGGATTGACCACGCCGGCCATGGCATCCGTGATGATCTCCCAGTTGCGTGGATCGATGGGCACGACCACGCGATCGGGCACGTCCTCGGCAGCCGCGGCATGGGCCAAACCCTGCATCTCGTCGGGAAACGCCACATGCGGGCGGTAGAGGACTCCATCCATGGCGATGCCGCCGATGGCGCGCGCCAACTGGATAGGCGTGGTAGCCACGGCGCCCTGTCCAATGCCGACGGAGATGGTCTCACCCGCATACCACTTCTGGCGGAAATTGCGAATCTTCCATGCCTCCGACGGCATGACGCCGGCCGCCTCCTGCGGCAGATCGATATTGGTCTTCTGCCCCAGGCCCAGGCGGGTAGCGTAGTGCGCAATGCGCTCGATGCCCAACCGTTCCGCCAGCGTGTAGAAGAAGGTGTCGCAGGATTCCGTGATGGCGCGAGAAATCCCCACGCCTCCACCGTGCACACGGTGGCACTTGAAGAAGCGGCCGTAGAAATTCCTGCCGCCCGGGCAGGTGATGGTCATATTCTGAGCCACTCCCTCTTCCAGGCCGGCCACCGACATCAGGATCTTGAACACCGAGCCGGGAGCGAGTTGGGCCTGCGTGGCCTTGTTGAGCAGGGGCGTGTCGGGATCGTTGACCAGCTGGCTCCAGGCCTGCCGTGAAATGCCCACGGTGAAGGCGTTGGGGTCAAACGTCGGGCGGCTTACCATGGCCAGCACTTCCCCGTTGCGGGGATCCAGCGCCACGATCGCGCCGATGCTGCCTTCCAACGTTTCCTCGGCGGCGATCTGCAGATCCAGGTCAACGGTCAGGCGCAGCTGTTTGCCCGGGGTAGCAGAAGCCTGCTCCAACTGCCCCACTTCACGCCCGCGGCTGTCCACAACCACCCGGCGGTATCCGTCTTTGCCCATCAGCAGATGGTTGTACGTCTGCTCCACGCCGTACTGGCCGACGATGTCCCCGGCCTCGTATAGCTCGAAACCGGGCTGGTCGAGCATGCGCTCACTGACCTCCCCGACGTAGCCAACCAGGTGGGCGGCAAAGCCGTTCCGGGGATACAGCCGTCGGTGCACCATGATGACGTCGAGCTGCGGCAGCTCCGGTCGGTGGGCCTCGACGAAGGCGAGCTCGTCGGGCGTGATGTCGTCCTTGAGCACAGCCGGGCGGAAGGAAGGCTCACCCGCGCGGCGGCGCAGGCGCTCCTGAATGTCTTCTACGGTCATGTGCAGGCCGGTGGCGATCTGGGCCAGTTCGTCGGCGGAGGGCGCCCCCTGTTCGCGCTGGTAGAGCACGGTGAACGAGGGATAGTTGTCCACCAGGATGCGGCCCTCGCGGTCCAGAATCTTGCCGCGTGGCGCCATAATGGGAATGCCGCGAATGCGATTGCGCTGGGCGAGCTGCTCATAACGCTCACCGCCAGAGACCTGCAGCCGCCACAGGCCATAGGCGAGCAGCAGGAACATCGCCACCAGCGCGTACTGCACGGCGGTGAAGCGATACGACGGTATCTTCTCGACGCGATCCAGCATGACTGCAAGACTTCAGTGCAGCGGCACTATTGTACTGTCCTTTTCGGACCCCCTCAGGTCTTGAGCTTGAAGCGGTCCAGGAATGCAAACAGGGGCAACGCCACCAGGGCGTTCAGCAGAGACGCCACCAGCAGGTATCCCCACTCCCATTCCAGCGGCTGCCGCACCAGATACCGTCCCACCACGAAGTACACCGCAGTGTGGAGAAGGTAGAAGCCGAGCGTGGTCAGGAAGCGGGTCAGCACACTCTCCACATCGACCCGCACCCCGAGGGAAGACGCAGCGTAGCCGACTACCGTCTTGGCGATGCCATAGACGCCCAGCGGATGATGAGTCAAGCCATCCTGGAGCAGGCCGATCACACCGCCGGTCAGCAGCCCGGTGACCGGGCTGCGACGCGCCACTGCCAGGAAAATAGTCACGAGTAAGGGAAGGTCCAGGATGTCGAAGCGACGCACGTACAAGGGGACGAATGCCTGCAGCAACAACGCCACGAGCGGAATGCCGATGCTCGCCGACAGCGTAAACCGGTGGACCTCGATCTCAGCACGCGAACTGTAGGTGATGGGCACGCCTAGCGAGATGCTCCCCCAGGAGGCGGACTCGCAGGAGTCGCTCCAGGCCGCGATGGCGCATCCGAACCTTCGCCGGCCGGAGCGGTAGGTGCATCCGCTGGGGAAACAGGACCGGGCTCTTGAGCGCTGCTCTCCGCCGCCGGCTTGGGTGAGATTCCTGGGAGACGCTGGGCCAGAATCTCCGCCGCGCGGCTTGGCGCTTCGGCCTCCAGGACATCCGCCGGGGCCTGATCCACACGCGTCACGACGAGGACTTCCTCCAGGCGATCGAGATCGGCTGCGGGCTCAACGACGATGGCTAGGAAGGCATCCGGGCCTGGCCCGACGCTGGTGACCGTGCCCACAGGCAGTCCGCGTGGGAAGATGCGGTCACCTCCAGTGGTGAGGAGACGCTCCCCGACTTCCACCTTCTCGTCACCCATGACGTAGCGCAGCATCGTCCGGCCATCGGTCGTGCCCTTAAGAACAGCATGCAGGCGCGATTTTTCCAGGATCACGCCTACCCCGCTGTCTGCATCGCGGATCTCCAGAACCTGGGCCGAGGTGGGCAACACGGCGGTGATCTTGCCGACGATGCCTTGAGGACTGATGACGGCCATGCCGTTGCGAAGGCCGTGTTCGGAGCCCTTGTCGAGGTAGAGCACGCGCGAGTGCCGGCTACCGCTGGAACCAATCAGCCGGGCGGCGACAGTTTCTCCGATGAACTGCTGCTTGAAATCGAGCAGAGCGCCGAGGCGGCGGCCCTGGGCAGCCTCCTGTTCCAGGCGGGCCTGCTCCAGGCGCAGGCGATCCAGCTGCGAGCGCAGGGCATGATTCTCGACACGCACGCCGCGCAAGTCCACGTAGCTGAGCCACAGGTCGCCGACGGCCTCATGGACGCGCACGATCGCCTTCTCGATGGGCGAGATGGCGGCAACGGTCCAGATGCGAATGAGGGACTGGGAGCCGGAATCCGTAGGACGCCGGACCTGAATTCCGAGCCCCAGGACCTGCGCGAACAGCACCGCAGTCAGGATGGTGAGGTTGCGATACCGACCGATGAAGTTATCCATGCTGCGACTCCGGCCAGCCCGCGGATTGTCGGGCCACCCCGGGCCTTACTCGATCGAAATCTTGCGCAGCAGCTTGAAGTCGCTGAGCATCTTGCCCGTGCCCAACACCACGCTGGCCAGTGGGTCGTCGGCGATCGAGACCGGCAGGCCGGTTTCCTCGCGAATGCGCTTATCCAGGTTCCTCAGCAGGGCGCCACCACCGGTCAGCACGATGCCGCGATCGCTGATGTCCGCAGAGAGTTCCGGTGGTGTGCGCTCCAGCGCGACCCGAATGGCGTTCATGATGGTGGCCACACATTCGCCCAGCGCCTCCCGGATCTCGCTATCGTCGATCGTGATGGTGCGCGGAATTCCCTCGATCAGGTTGCGCCCCTTGATCTCCATGGTGAGGGGCTTGTCCAGGGGGTACGCGGAGCCGATTTCCATTTTGATCTGCTCGGCGGTGCGCTCGCCGATGAGCAGGTTGTACTTGCGCTTGAGGTAATTCATGACGGCCTCGTCCATCTGGTTGCCGGCCATGCGAACGGAGCGCGAGTACACGATGCCGCTCAGCGAAATCACGGCGATGTCGCAGGTGCCGCCCCCGATATCCACCACCATGTTGCCGCAGGGATCGGTGATGGGCAGGCCGGCGCCGATGGCGGCCACCATGGCCTGCTCGACCAGATGGACTTCACTGGCCTTGGCGCGGTAGGCCGAGTCCATGACCGCGCGCTTCTCTACCTGAGTAATCTCCGAAGGCACGCCGATCACGATGCGCGGATGCACCAGCATCTTCCGGTTGTGCGCCTTCTGAATAAAGTAGTTGAGCATCTTCTCGGTGACCTTGAAGTCGGCGATCACGCCGTCTTTCATCGGCTTGATAGCCACGATGTTGCCGGGCGTGCGGCCCAGCATCTCCTTGGCTTCTTTGCCGACTGCTTCCACATCGCCGGTGAGCTTGTTGATGGCGACGATGGAAGGTTCATTCACCACGATTCCCTTGCCCTTGGCGTAGACCAAGGTGTTGGCGGTGCCCAGGTCGATGGCGAGGTCGGACGAGAAAACGCTGAACAGGGAACGCAGACTCTGCAGGACGGACGACTCGGAATGAAGACCGTTAGATGACATGTAGCTTCACTTCGCTTTGAATTTAGTTCTGCCGGCGTTGCGGCGCCGTGTTGTCGAGATTCTAACCGATTTCGAAGTTCGGGGTGGTGCCCAACCGGACACCCCCTGCACCGGAGGCCATGCCCGGCCGGGGAGCCGGGGCTATTGGATGACGACCTTCTTGATCTGCGTGTTGACGCCGCCCCGGGCGTTCTGCGCCGTGACCGTGATGACGTTCTCGCCGCTGGGCAGGGGCGGGGTGAAGAATCGGAAGCCGCCATCCCGGCCTATGACCGGAACCTCCTGGCTGTTCACCATGACACGCGCCGCGGGTTCGGTTTGGCCCACCACCTCAA of the Terriglobales bacterium genome contains:
- a CDS encoding cation-translocating P-type ATPase; translation: MNAWHTRTGDETLRHFAVDAALGLSKPEAAKRLAEHGPNELVDRGAKSRWRILWEQLTATMVLVLLVAAAVSIFLRDYKDTIAILAIVILNTVLGFTQEHRAEKALAALRRLAQPAVRVRRNGHVQTISAAGLVPGDIVLFEAGNAVAADCRLVQAASLRAQEAALTGESEPVEKQVEPLPAAELPVGDRTNMLFAGTVVTYGRGEAVVVATGTRTELGRIAEMIQSIRAEPTPLQKRLDALGRWLAVAALAVVGVIFTLGLLRGESVQIMLLTAVSLAVAAVPEGLPAVVTVTLALGAQRMLRRKALIRKLPAVETLGSVTVICTDKTGTLTESRITVTVLETSAGRLDLTPHLLRPDDRTALEVPRERPAVTLLLVGGALCSDAHLERASDDPREYTALGDPTESALVVAAARLHLLKPELEQALPRMAELPFDSDRKRMMTVHHFAANHHPASVAAALHSLEHALAGAPLVAFAKGAVDSLLGVSTRVWTEGRMEPLDDDERTRILAAGERLAGQGMRVLGVAFRPLAEVPAELERAEAQFVFLGMVGMIDPPRPEVKEAVITCRQAGIRPVMITGDHPLTALHIARDTSLIDHGRVLTGLELARMSKSELVEVVEKVSVYARVSPSHKLEIVSALQSRGEIVAMTGDGVNDAPALKRADIGVAMGVTGTDVAREASDMVLLDDNFATIVAAVREGRVIYDNIRKFIQYLMATNSSEIWVMFLAPLLGMPLPLLPLQILWINLVTDGLPALALAVEPAERDIMRRPPVPPGQSLFAGGVGWHVLWVGLLIAALCLGAGHWRWTLNDPSWQTLVFTMLTFTQMANCLAIRSRRDSLFTVGVFSNPALLGAVALTFVLQLVVVYTPFLQPFFGTVNLPARWLALSIALSAVVFLAVEAEKWLRRRPGGTRAT
- a CDS encoding undecaprenyl-diphosphate phosphatase encodes the protein MAAALVNDYVLSFLLGVIEGLTEFLPVSSTAHLRIAEAAFGVNLADGYWKMYSIVIQLGAILSLPFYFRKRISGFIAEFPRGPRGDRTWLTHPLGLTMVAFVCTAVPSLLSTKIIGKHLESLPLMAWALIVGGVAMWMVDAWSERHAPTTHRMDDMSLGQAAWIGVWQVLAAVFPGVSRSMATISAGQTAGMTREAALEFSFFLSIPTMAAATGYDFLKALKAGSGAGEAHLGSFTMDTHGWIVLGIGFVVSFLVALASVAWFMRWVRKHGFVPFAVYRIAGGVVVLSWVWTASS
- the rodA gene encoding rod shape-determining protein RodA produces the protein MIRFVSFRDFDWVLLGLVLVICSLGVAEIYSATYNTKLAGAHVKQIYWILFGVLLLFLMSMLDYRTLLERVPWLYVVSIAALVAVLLFGQKYLGARRWIRIYGGTHFQPSEWIKLVVILAVAKYFADLRQREPAVSDIVKAALIAGVPMLLILAQPDLGTALTYAPVAVMGLFLAGLRWKHAAVILLCAGLLMPVVWKFGLKDYQRARLTSFLDPAADPQGSGYQVQQSLIAVGSGGIWGKGFLQGSQTQGLFLPVTHTDFAFAAFAEEQGLLGAMGLLLLYFMVLMRLVQNAQVARDRAGSFIIMGVVAVLAFHVMVNVGMVVGFMPVTGIPLPLLSYGGSSALFTFLALGLVMNIRMRRFVN
- the mrdA gene encoding penicillin-binding protein 2 encodes the protein MLDRVEKIPSYRFTAVQYALVAMFLLLAYGLWRLQVSGGERYEQLAQRNRIRGIPIMAPRGKILDREGRILVDNYPSFTVLYQREQGAPSADELAQIATGLHMTVEDIQERLRRRAGEPSFRPAVLKDDITPDELAFVEAHRPELPQLDVIMVHRRLYPRNGFAAHLVGYVGEVSERMLDQPGFELYEAGDIVGQYGVEQTYNHLLMGKDGYRRVVVDSRGREVGQLEQASATPGKQLRLTVDLDLQIAAEETLEGSIGAIVALDPRNGEVLAMVSRPTFDPNAFTVGISRQAWSQLVNDPDTPLLNKATQAQLAPGSVFKILMSVAGLEEGVAQNMTITCPGGRNFYGRFFKCHRVHGGGVGISRAITESCDTFFYTLAERLGIERIAHYATRLGLGQKTNIDLPQEAAGVMPSEAWKIRNFRQKWYAGETISVGIGQGAVATTPIQLARAIGGIAMDGVLYRPHVAFPDEMQGLAHAAAAEDVPDRVVVPIDPRNWEIITDAMAGVVNPGGTAASAHLEGIDFAGKTGSSQVVSNEARRKLVGDRYRDNGWFVGVAPRRNPEIVVAALVEGGEHGYIAARLVARVIKAHFDKKQRNGVKVARSRRTAPAPSLEFAGVWSEPDADGRSDALRSGKFVLSLHRAGHPAGSLVRVPELSSIRQFPNLAIPQSP
- the mreD gene encoding rod shape-determining protein MreD, whose translation is MPITYSSRAEIEVHRFTLSASIGIPLVALLLQAFVPLYVRRFDILDLPLLVTIFLAVARRSPVTGLLTGGVIGLLQDGLTHHPLGVYGIAKTVVGYAASSLGVRVDVESVLTRFLTTLGFYLLHTAVYFVVGRYLVRQPLEWEWGYLLVASLLNALVALPLFAFLDRFKLKT
- the mreC gene encoding rod shape-determining protein MreC, coding for MDNFIGRYRNLTILTAVLFAQVLGLGIQVRRPTDSGSQSLIRIWTVAAISPIEKAIVRVHEAVGDLWLSYVDLRGVRVENHALRSQLDRLRLEQARLEQEAAQGRRLGALLDFKQQFIGETVAARLIGSSGSRHSRVLYLDKGSEHGLRNGMAVISPQGIVGKITAVLPTSAQVLEIRDADSGVGVILEKSRLHAVLKGTTDGRTMLRYVMGDEKVEVGERLLTTGGDRIFPRGLPVGTVTSVGPGPDAFLAIVVEPAADLDRLEEVLVVTRVDQAPADVLEAEAPSRAAEILAQRLPGISPKPAAESSAQEPGPVSPADAPTAPAGEGSDAPSRPGATPASPPPGGASR
- a CDS encoding rod shape-determining protein; protein product: MSSNGLHSESSVLQSLRSLFSVFSSDLAIDLGTANTLVYAKGKGIVVNEPSIVAINKLTGDVEAVGKEAKEMLGRTPGNIVAIKPMKDGVIADFKVTEKMLNYFIQKAHNRKMLVHPRIVIGVPSEITQVEKRAVMDSAYRAKASEVHLVEQAMVAAIGAGLPITDPCGNMVVDIGGGTCDIAVISLSGIVYSRSVRMAGNQMDEAVMNYLKRKYNLLIGERTAEQIKMEIGSAYPLDKPLTMEIKGRNLIEGIPRTITIDDSEIREALGECVATIMNAIRVALERTPPELSADISDRGIVLTGGGALLRNLDKRIREETGLPVSIADDPLASVVLGTGKMLSDFKLLRKISIE